AAAGTTGATCGATTCAAACTTCACCATAAGCTCATCAACCATTACGGAAATTTCCGCTTCGGCCGTCTTCTTTTCGGCCTCTGGTGAATTCACATCTTCCAAAGTTTTAAAATGCTTTTTGACTTTCTTTTCGTATTTTTTAACTTCGCCGATGAGTTCATGAATTTTATCGATGTATTCTTGTTCATTGTACTGAGTGTCTTCGTCTTCTAATCCACGGAAGATCGCCTTCACTTTAAGACGACCTTTATCCACACGCTCACCAAGGTTTACGATTTCGCGAGTTCCGATCGGCGTTGTCAAAATAGCGCGAACGATTTGACGTTCTCCGCTTTCGATTCTTTGCGCGATCTGAACTTCACCTTCGCGAGTTAAAAGAGAAACGCTTCCCATTTTACGCAAGTACATGCGGACGGGATCGTTTCCTTTGACATCGGTCTCTTCCGCCGCGTCTTCTTCTTCTTCGCTATCTGGATTTTCGAGGAAACTGCTCTCCTCATCATCGCCTTCCTCGGCGACGTGTTCGATGATGCTAATGCCTTGGACTTCTAATCCTTGCATGATCGCATCAAGAGCAGCGGCTGAAGTGAGCTCAGGGACTAATGACTCGTTGATTTCTACAACAGTCAAGGCACCTTTATTCGCTGAAATCTCTAAGAGCTTCTTGAGTTCCTCTTTAACGGTCTTCAATTGCTCTTCTGGAGATAGCGTAGGGGCCTCTTCTTTTTTCACTTTAGTCATGGTTCTCCCTTAACGTTCTTATTAAGATAAATTCGATTCTTGTTTATATTCATTATCTGTTCCAACTTTTCGATGGAGGCATCATCCCTCACATCCCTTAGCTGTCCGACGATAATGGCGCTCTGGCGCTTAAAATGCCTGTCTTTCACTCTTTTTATGCAACTGTCCACTGCCTTTGAAGACTCGTTTTCTTCCCCATTTGGGGACCAAAGTTTAAACAAACCTGTAAGTTCTTCAGGGCGTTTCAATTGCGAAACAACCAAAGGGGCCAGCTTATCAAAGCCCTCTGGAGAATGTCTATACTTGTCTACTACGAATTGGAGCAATCGCTGCACCTCACTGTGAGAGACTTCGGGGATCACCCCCGCCTCCACCACTTTTTCGAGTAAATCCACCGAGTTAACCACAGCTCCCAAGAGGAAAAGTTCCTCTTTTGGGGCCTTTGAAAGATCGGCTCGCTGAGGCATCACCGTACTCGCTCCGAGAGGAGCGGCCTGGCTGCGGCCGTCCACCCAAGATGCTTCCGCACCTTCCGGCCTGCCTTGCTGAGGTATAGACTTTGGCGCCGCCGGAGCGGTTAGTTTGTCTTTAGGCTTCGCGGTCTCCTGAAGTTGAGCCAAAACCCACTTTTCGTCCTCTGTAAGACGAGTGGCCACTTCCTTAATGTACAAACTTTTAAGGCTCGGATCGCTAATCGAATTTAAAATCGGCTTCACTTTTTCCATCAGATCGAGTTTTTCATGGGCCGAAAATTTAAATTCGCTCATCCACTCTTTTAAAAGTTCAATAAATAATTCCGGCGCCTCATCGATGCGCTTTTGCAAAGCGGCCGCGCCTTCTTTTTTTACAAAATCGTCGGGGTCCAACTCGTCCGGCAAAAACACAACCAAGGGACACAATCCTTGCTGAAGAACCGTCGTCAAACTGCGCTCCGCCGCCTGTCGACCGGCGAAATCTCCATCAAACATAAGGACCACGCGCGAAGTGTACTTTTTGAGTAAACGCACATGATCGTCGGTCATTGCTGTTCCCAGCGTGGCCACCGCATTGTCCACGCCGGCGAGGTAAAGCGCGGTGAAATCCATATAGCCTTCTACGACAACGGCGGTGTCTTTTTGACGAATGTGTTTCCCGGTGAGGTTTAATCCGTAAAAGGTTTTCCCTTTGTAGAACACCGGAGATTCTGGGCTGTTTAAATATTTGGGCTTATCTTCTTTTTTAAGAACACGACCACCAAAACCGACCACTTCCTCCTGAACAGAGATAATTGGAAACATCAGTCGGTTTCTAAAAAGATCAAAGTGACCATTTTTTTCTTTGCGCGAACGGATCAGGCCGA
This window of the Bdellovibrionales bacterium genome carries:
- the dnaG gene encoding DNA primase, with translation MLFSQEFIEQVRDANNIVDIIGQHTQLKGRGHQFTGLCPYPDHNEKSPSFSVSESKQLYHCFGCKKSGNVFTFLETFSGLSFTDAIEFLARRAGIALPTNEHEDKEKTNKSIHYRINKYAASFFHRALTSLPEDHPVRKYLVSRGITNEAIETLKLGYAPEAWDSLALFLKQKQAPASEAERLGLIRSRKEKNGHFDLFRNRLMFPIISVQEEVVGFGGRVLKKEDKPKYLNSPESPVFYKGKTFYGLNLTGKHIRQKDTAVVVEGYMDFTALYLAGVDNAVATLGTAMTDDHVRLLKKYTSRVVLMFDGDFAGRQAAERSLTTVLQQGLCPLVVFLPDELDPDDFVKKEGAAALQKRIDEAPELFIELLKEWMSEFKFSAHEKLDLMEKVKPILNSISDPSLKSLYIKEVATRLTEDEKWVLAQLQETAKPKDKLTAPAAPKSIPQQGRPEGAEASWVDGRSQAAPLGASTVMPQRADLSKAPKEELFLLGAVVNSVDLLEKVVEAGVIPEVSHSEVQRLLQFVVDKYRHSPEGFDKLAPLVVSQLKRPEELTGLFKLWSPNGEENESSKAVDSCIKRVKDRHFKRQSAIIVGQLRDVRDDASIEKLEQIMNINKNRIYLNKNVKGEP